In the Gossypium raimondii isolate GPD5lz chromosome 9, ASM2569854v1, whole genome shotgun sequence genome, one interval contains:
- the LOC105799011 gene encoding E3 ubiquitin-protein ligase BOI, whose product MGELLNLRAEKVRFEVEEQRENQWRTLITLIQERVLKQLKAKDEEIQRMGKINWVLQQRVKCLCVESQRWRDLARTNEAAANSLRTDLERVLAHAGEERLRGMSAAADDGGESSCCGSREEGWREVVVPPSGAAVMRKCKKCGEGEASVVLLPCRHLCVCRMCGSAMVGTCPVCHFITNASVHVNLS is encoded by the coding sequence aTGGGGGAATTATTGAATTTGCGGGCTGAAAAAGTGAGATTTGAAGTTGAAGAACAAAGGGAGAATCAATGGAGaacattgattacattaatccAAGAAAGGGTTTTAAAGCAATTAAAGGCAAAAGATGAAGAGATTCAAAGAATGGGGAAAATAAATTGGGTTCTTCAACAAAGGGTGAAATGCCTATGCGTCGAGAGCCAACGGTGGCGAGATTTGGCGCGAACCAACGAAGCGGCGGCCAATTCATTACGAACCGACTTGGAACGAGTCCTGGCGCACGCCGGCGAGGAACGGCTCCGTGGGATGAGCGCGGCGGCGGATGATGGCGGAGAGTCTAGTTGTTGTGGCAGCAGGGAGGAAGGATGGCGCGAGGTGGTGGTGCCACCGTCGGGGGCGGCGGTGATGAGAAAGTGTAAGAAGTGTGGGGAGGGAGAGGCGAGTGTGGTGTTGTTGCCATGCAGACATCTTTGTGTTTGTAGGATGTGTGGATCCGCCATGGTTGGAACTTGCCCTGTCTGTCATTTTATTACCAATGCTAGTGTTCATGTTAACTTGTCATGA